In the genome of Erinaceus europaeus chromosome 8, mEriEur2.1, whole genome shotgun sequence, one region contains:
- the ATP6V1F gene encoding V-type proton ATPase subunit F yields the protein MAGRGKLIAVIGDEDTVTGFLLGGIGELNKNRHPNFLVVEKDTTVNEIEDTFRQFLNRDDIGIILINQYIAEMVRHALDAHQRSIPAVLEIPSKEHPYDATKDSILRRARGMFTAEDLR from the exons ATGGCGGGGAGGGGAAAGCTCATTGCGGTGATCGGAGACGAGGACACGGTGACTGGCTTCCTGCTCGGCGGCATAGGGGAGCTGAACAAGAACCGCCACCCTAATTTCCTGGTGGTGGAGAAGGATACCACCGTCAATGAGATCGAAGACACCTTCCG GCAGTTTCTAAACCGGGACGACATTGGCATCATCCTCATCAACCAGTACATCGCTGAGATGGTGCGGCACGCACTGGACGCCCACCAGCGCTCCATCCCAGCCGTGCTGGAGATCCCGTCCAAGGAGCACCCCTACGATGCCACCAAGGACTCCATCCTGCGGAGGGCCAGGGGCATGTTCACCGCTGAAGACCTGCGCTAG